From Micromonospora echinaurantiaca:
GCCCCAGGCGGCCCGGGACCTGGTCGAGGCGTTCTGGCCGGGGGCGCTGACCATCGTGGTCGAGCACTCGCCGAGCCTGCAGTGGGACCTCGGGGACAAGACCGGCACGGTGGCGGTGCGGATGCCGCTGCACCCGGTGGCCCTGGAGGTGCTGCGGGAGACCGGCCCGATGGCGGTCTCGTCGGCGAACAAGACCGGCCAGCCGGCCGCGGTCACCGCCGAGGAGGCGCGCGACCAGCTCGGCTACTCGGTGCGCGCGTACCTGGAGGCCGGGCCCTGCCCGGACCCGGTGCCGAGCACGATCGTGGACCTCACCGGCGAGGTGCCGCAGCT
This genomic window contains:
- a CDS encoding L-threonylcarbamoyladenylate synthase, whose translation is MLYDCRSPADRDRGIAAAIEAVKNGELVVLPTDTVYGIGADAFTPYAVKALLDAKGRGRQMPPPVLIGSRHTLDGLVFSLPQAARDLVEAFWPGALTIVVEHSPSLQWDLGDKTGTVAVRMPLHPVALEVLRETGPMAVSSANKTGQPAAVTAEEARDQLGYSVRAYLEAGPCPDPVPSTIVDLTGEVPQLLRLGAIPLEKLRDVVPDIVESQVA